A single Vigna radiata var. radiata cultivar VC1973A chromosome 8, Vradiata_ver6, whole genome shotgun sequence DNA region contains:
- the LOC106770479 gene encoding transcription factor JAMYB, with translation MSYLSLYKSPSQWNHLRYFSTTTSYSKPNMTTLSDTQLSATYGTQEEFAIKKGSWTEEEDSLLINYVNLHGEGHWNSLARSAGLKRTGKSCRLRWLNYLHPNVRRGNITLQEQLLILELHSRWGNRWAKIAEQLPGRTDNEIKNYWRTRVVKQAKQLKCDVNSKQFRDAVRFVWMPRLMERIQASSGNASSSYGHGQTTLCNTQAHGESSGVNPMMFSESSMISSYSSGVDVQPPSLSDASTTSSCNLMGDGSCSSESVEKGWQQWDYSDLQAFEPNHGFGDADLWTDENMWFLQQHLADDF, from the exons ATGTCATATCTCTCCCTATATAAATCACCCTCTCAATGGAACCACCTAAGATATTTTTCAACAACCACCTCGTATTCCAAACCAAACATGACAACCTTATCAGATACTCAATTATCTGCTACATATGGAACTCAAGAAGAATTCGCAATTAAGAAAGGATCATGGACTGAGGAAGAAGATTCTCTTCTCATCAACTATGTCAACCTCCACGGCGAAGGCCACTGGAATTCCCTCGCTCGCTCTGCTG GTCTAAAGCGAACTGGCAAAAGCTGCAGACTAAGATGGTTGAACTACTTGCATCCAAATGTTCGACGTGGGAACATCACTCTTCAAGAACAGCTTTTGATTCTCGAACTCCATTCCCGCTGGGGCAACCG GTGGGCTAAAATAGCAGAACAGTTGCCTGGGAGAACagataatgaaataaagaacTATTGGAGGACGAGAGTGGTGAAGCAAGCCAAGCAACTCAAATGTGATGTGAACAGCAAGCAGTTTAGGGATGCTGTGCGTTTTGTTTGGATGCCACGCCTTATGGAGAGGATTCAGGCTTCTTCTGGGAATGCTTCTTCTTCCTACGGACATGGCCAGACCACATTGTGCAACACTCAAGCCCACGGTGAATCTAGTGGGGTCAATCCCATGATGTTTTCTGAAAGTTCAATGATTTCCTCGTACTCTTCAGGGGTTGATGTTCAGCCTCCTTCTCTCTCTGATGCGAGTACAACTTCATCTTGCAATTTAATGGGAGATGGTAGCTGTTCATCGGAAAGTGTTGAAAAGGGGTGGCAGCAGTGGGACTACTCTGATCTCCAAGCATTTGAACCGAACCATGGTTTTGGTGATGCAGACCTGTGGACCGATGAAAATATGTGGTTTTTGCAGCAGCATCTTGCTGATGATTTTTGA